A single region of the Oreochromis niloticus isolate F11D_XX linkage group LG19, O_niloticus_UMD_NMBU, whole genome shotgun sequence genome encodes:
- the LOC112843169 gene encoding homeobox protein Hox-A3-like — translation MTYADGVGSHSPIPQGMKQAWRRSRPQTSRGPQSASCARVDRAPGQRPEGPPPPRRGPIKPQVPGPAKQPPGVSRCIPERPAPDTKNHQRTDI, via the exons ATGACTTATGCAG atggtgtggggagccatagccccatcccccagggcatgaagcaggcatggaggagatccaggccccagacatccagaggtcCCCAGAGTGCCAGCTGCGCCAGAGtggaccgagccccaggccagAGGCCAGAGGGCCCTCCACCCCCCAGAAGGGGCCCAATCAAGCCACAGGTACCAGGCCCTGCCAAGCAGCCCccgggagtgagccggtgcatacctgagcgcccagccccggacaccaagaaccaccaacgcaccgacatttga
- the LOC109196046 gene encoding cyclin-dependent kinase inhibitor 1C, which produces MVAELAAVWRRRWEELQDQTERHLQRMEYLAALIQSCPTPPPLPPPNGAGAEEIQSVQVPVPAPRWRPASTQPATAPVPTPRVGAAGARQGPVSIPAPRKKAEEPAAAEAACEEPLQRRRSGLIPSPARGGGSRDRECTVVKSKTLGINSTRYVWRKRKAEYC; this is translated from the exons ATGGTGGCCGAGCTGGCGGCGGTGTGGCGCCGCCGGTGGGAAGAGCTGCAGGACCAGACTGAACGCCACCTGCAGAGGATGGAGTATCTGGCGGCGCTGATCCAGTCCTGCCCGACACCGCCGCCACTCCCACCGCCCAATGGCGCTGGGGCGGAGGAGATCCAGTCTGTGCAGGTGCCCGTGCCGGCCCCCAGGTGGCGACCAGCCAGCACGCAGCCTGCCACAGCGCCCGTTCCTACACCTCGCGTGGGAGCCGCTGGGGCTCGGCAGGGCCCGGTGTCCATTCCTGCGCCCCGGAAGAAGGCCGAGGAGCCGGCAGCGGCGGAGGCGGCGTGCGAGGAGCCGCTCCAGCGCCGACGGTCCGGGCTGATCCCCTCTCCCGCTCGCGGTGGGGGGAGTAG AGACAGAGAATGTACTGTGGTCAAAAGCAAAACGCTGGGCATCAACTCGACTCGTTAcgtttggaggaagagaaaggcTGAGTACTGCTAG